A window of the Elusimicrobiota bacterium genome harbors these coding sequences:
- a CDS encoding aromatic aminobenezylarsenical efflux permease ArsG family transporter: MSVEFCAATATALWTGVITSVSPCPLATNIAALTYISKHSGAGRTAVLAHSGLYAFGRALAYIVIGFLLVKSLLSAPSFSFFMQKYGNQVLSPILVLAGMYMLDMFGRSFEGFNLFDLSKFKAKGGAISSLFMGFVFALAFCPISAALYFGVIIPLAAKNSAPFSLPLFYGLGTALPVIGLAVVIDFSLKKVSAVTGLANSFEKYAKPATAWVFIACGVYLGLKYIFGVI, encoded by the coding sequence ATGAGCGTTGAATTCTGCGCGGCGACCGCAACAGCCCTTTGGACGGGGGTTATCACGTCAGTGAGCCCCTGCCCGCTGGCCACCAACATAGCGGCGCTGACTTATATCTCGAAACATTCCGGGGCCGGGAGGACTGCTGTGCTTGCTCATAGCGGGCTTTACGCCTTCGGGCGGGCGCTGGCATACATTGTTATCGGCTTCCTGCTTGTTAAAAGCCTTCTGAGTGCGCCGTCGTTCTCGTTCTTCATGCAGAAATACGGTAATCAAGTCCTCTCCCCGATACTAGTGCTGGCCGGTATGTATATGCTGGATATGTTCGGGCGTAGCTTCGAGGGCTTTAATCTATTTGACCTCTCAAAATTCAAGGCCAAAGGGGGGGCGATTTCCTCCCTGTTCATGGGCTTTGTTTTTGCCCTGGCATTCTGTCCCATCTCCGCTGCGCTCTACTTCGGCGTAATCATCCCGCTGGCGGCGAAAAACTCCGCCCCGTTCTCATTACCTTTGTTTTACGGCTTGGGCACAGCCCTGCCAGTCATCGGCCTGGCGGTAGTTATAGATTTTAGCCTCAAGAAAGTTTCAGCAGTTACGGGCTTGGCGAACAGTTTTGAAAAATACGCTAAACCCGCCACCGCGTGGGTGTTCATAGCCTGCGGCGTTTACTTGGGACTTAAATATATTTTTGGAGTCATTTAG
- a CDS encoding nitrophenyl compound nitroreductase subunit ArsF family protein, with protein MQKNLSENPVGPNKALKFMLMAFVAVSIGAAIYKMAAAPAKAPNEPAQTVSTAVELARPAAKPEPKTRLVVKPKAKVVAEAKTAVVYYFYTNTRCSSCKQIEAYTREAVEKNFGSDYKGWKVEFKGLNIEDEPNAHFVQEYFLNSKSVVVQKFSDGKALKWGKLEKVWQLLGDKEGFLNYITDETHKLLDEK; from the coding sequence ATGCAAAAGAACTTATCTGAAAATCCCGTGGGTCCGAACAAAGCACTTAAATTCATGCTTATGGCCTTTGTAGCCGTTAGTATAGGCGCTGCCATTTACAAAATGGCCGCCGCTCCGGCTAAAGCTCCGAATGAGCCGGCTCAAACCGTGTCCACCGCTGTGGAACTGGCCCGTCCGGCGGCAAAACCAGAGCCGAAAACCCGCTTGGTTGTAAAACCCAAGGCTAAGGTCGTGGCGGAGGCAAAAACAGCCGTGGTTTATTATTTCTATACCAATACCCGTTGTTCTTCCTGCAAACAAATAGAGGCTTATACCAGGGAAGCTGTGGAAAAGAATTTTGGCTCCGACTATAAAGGCTGGAAGGTGGAATTTAAAGGCCTGAACATTGAAGATGAGCCCAACGCGCATTTCGTGCAGGAATATTTCCTTAATTCCAAGTCGGTGGTGGTACAGAAATTCTCCGACGGGAAGGCGCTTAAATGGGGAAAACTGGAGAAGGTCTGGCAACTGCTCGGCGATAAAGAGGGCTTCCTGAATTATATCACCGACGAAACACATAAGCTTTTGGACGAAAAATGA
- a CDS encoding putative zinc-binding protein, translated as MAEQCACSGKTMLVFPCSGAADVGEMADRAARKLSKETCVKLSCLAGIGGNISGFIASANGADLVIALDGCPVGCARKTLETHGVKKFKHLKVTDCGFEKGKTVMTERNIDKVFKHAKELI; from the coding sequence ATGGCTGAACAATGCGCATGTAGCGGCAAAACCATGCTGGTGTTTCCCTGTTCCGGGGCGGCGGATGTCGGTGAAATGGCGGACAGGGCCGCCCGCAAACTCTCAAAAGAGACCTGCGTGAAATTGAGCTGCCTGGCTGGAATAGGCGGCAATATAAGCGGTTTTATAGCCTCTGCCAACGGGGCTGACTTGGTAATCGCTCTGGACGGCTGCCCGGTGGGTTGCGCTAGAAAGACGTTGGAGACCCACGGCGTTAAAAAGTTCAAGCATCTGAAAGTGACGGACTGCGGTTTTGAAAAAGGAAAGACGGTCATGACCGAGCGCAATATAGACAAGGTATTTAAACATGCAAAAGAACTTATCTGA
- a CDS encoding thioredoxin family protein: protein MVKIQILGMGCAKCNKLYAAAEAAAKDLGIEYEMEKIDDIDRITEMGVMMTPALAVNSEVKFAGRVPPAADLKKIISEAK from the coding sequence ATGGTCAAAATACAGATATTGGGCATGGGCTGCGCAAAGTGCAATAAACTCTATGCGGCGGCGGAAGCTGCGGCTAAAGACCTGGGCATAGAATATGAGATGGAAAAGATAGACGATATTGACAGAATAACGGAGATGGGGGTGATGATGACGCCCGCCCTGGCTGTTAATAGTGAAGTGAAGTTCGCTGGCAGGGTGCCGCCCGCCGCGGATCTTAAAAAAATAATCTCGGAGGCCAAATAA